A genomic segment from Bosea sp. OAE506 encodes:
- a CDS encoding glutathione S-transferase family protein, producing MTGATLTISSKNYSSWSLRGWLLCMMAGLEVEEHMLSTDDPSTRAELLLLSPSFLVPCLTHDGIKVWDTLAIAAYLDEIRPGAGLVPKDAAARAHCRAICGEMHSGFANLRSALPMNLKAHYPGFKVWAGAQADIDRVTEIWRDSLQRYGGPYLFGKTLTMADAMYAPVCLRFLTYDVALDAACQAYCRTISAWPALQRWIEAARAEPDDVEELDAEF from the coding sequence ATGACCGGCGCGACACTGACCATCAGCAGCAAGAACTACTCGTCCTGGTCGCTGCGCGGTTGGCTGCTCTGCATGATGGCGGGGCTCGAGGTGGAAGAGCACATGCTTTCCACCGACGATCCCTCGACGCGGGCCGAGCTGCTGCTGCTTTCGCCCTCCTTCCTCGTGCCCTGTCTGACGCATGACGGCATCAAGGTCTGGGACACGCTCGCCATCGCCGCCTATCTCGACGAGATCAGGCCCGGTGCCGGCCTCGTGCCGAAGGACGCCGCCGCCCGCGCGCATTGCCGCGCCATCTGCGGCGAGATGCATTCCGGCTTCGCCAATCTGCGCTCGGCCCTGCCGATGAACCTCAAGGCGCATTATCCGGGCTTCAAGGTCTGGGCCGGCGCCCAGGCCGATATCGACCGCGTCACGGAAATCTGGCGCGACAGCCTGCAGCGCTATGGCGGGCCCTACCTCTTCGGCAAGACGCTGACGATGGCGGACGCGATGTATGCGCCCGTCTGCCTGCGCTTCCTGACCTATGACGTCGCGCTCGACGCCGCCTGCCAGGCCTATTGCCGGACGATCTCGGCCTGGCCCGCTTTGCAGCGCTGGATCGAGGCCGCTAGGGCCGAGCCCGACGACGTGGAAGAGCTCGACGCCGAGTTCTGA
- the phaZ gene encoding polyhydroxyalkanoate depolymerase, which produces MLYLAYQTQADFMNPARMLAQSALAAIGARAMSGQPMDWRATAAAYEMVTRAGLTHERPPYEIDSVREGNRDVPVTEEVVLTLPFGSLLRFRKDSETPQAKVLVVAPMSGHFATLLRNTVATLLRDHDVYITDWHNARDVPLEAGPFGYDDYVDTLIRFVETLGAETHIVAVCQPCVQVLTAAAVMAQAGSPFQPRSMTLMAGPVDTRVNPTTVNKLAMDKPIDWFRRNLIATVPSRFPGGGRRVYPGFVQLGAFVAMNMQRHVNAHIDMFLHLATGETEEAQKIKAFYDEYFAVLDLPAEFYLETVQWIFQEARLAARTLTYRGEPVDCRAIRRTALLTVEGERDDICALGQTSAAHDLCSGLKPFRKRHHMQAGVGHYGVFSGRKWDGQIYPIVRNMILANS; this is translated from the coding sequence ATGCTCTATCTCGCCTACCAGACCCAGGCGGATTTCATGAACCCCGCGCGCATGCTGGCGCAATCGGCCCTGGCTGCGATCGGCGCCCGGGCGATGAGCGGCCAGCCGATGGACTGGCGCGCGACAGCCGCCGCCTATGAGATGGTGACACGGGCCGGCCTCACCCATGAGCGGCCGCCCTACGAGATCGACAGCGTGCGCGAGGGCAATCGCGACGTGCCGGTGACCGAGGAGGTGGTGCTGACCCTGCCGTTTGGCAGCCTGCTGCGCTTCCGCAAGGACAGCGAAACGCCGCAGGCAAAGGTGCTGGTGGTGGCGCCGATGTCGGGCCATTTCGCAACCCTGCTGCGCAACACGGTGGCGACGCTGCTGCGCGACCACGACGTCTACATCACCGATTGGCACAACGCCCGCGACGTGCCGCTGGAGGCCGGGCCCTTCGGCTATGACGATTATGTCGACACGCTGATCCGTTTCGTCGAGACGCTCGGCGCCGAGACGCATATCGTCGCCGTGTGCCAGCCCTGCGTGCAGGTGCTGACGGCGGCGGCGGTGATGGCCCAGGCGGGCAGCCCGTTCCAGCCGCGCAGCATGACGCTGATGGCGGGGCCGGTCGATACGCGCGTCAACCCGACGACCGTCAACAAGCTGGCGATGGACAAGCCGATCGACTGGTTCCGGCGCAACCTGATCGCGACGGTGCCGTCACGCTTTCCGGGCGGCGGGCGGCGGGTCTATCCGGGCTTCGTCCAGCTCGGCGCCTTCGTCGCGATGAACATGCAGCGCCATGTCAACGCGCATATCGACATGTTCCTGCATCTCGCCACCGGCGAGACCGAGGAGGCACAGAAGATCAAGGCGTTCTACGACGAGTACTTCGCCGTGCTCGACCTGCCGGCAGAGTTCTATCTCGAGACCGTGCAGTGGATCTTCCAGGAGGCCCGACTGGCGGCCCGCACCCTGACCTATCGCGGCGAGCCGGTCGATTGCCGCGCCATCCGGCGCACCGCCCTGCTCACCGTCGAGGGCGAGCGCGACGATATCTGCGCACTCGGCCAGACCTCGGCGGCGCATGATCTCTGCTCGGGGCTGAAGCCCTTTCGCAAGCGCCACCACATGCAGGCCGGCGTCGGCCATTACGGCGTCTTCTCGGGCCGCAAATGGGACGGGCAGATCTACCCGATCGTCCGCAACATGATCCTGGCCAACAGCTGA
- a CDS encoding pyridoxamine 5'-phosphate oxidase family protein: protein MPETELQQSVWAALERHPVCMVTMVVDGALRTRPMSGHVDRENHRLLFIVHREAALLAAALEPTALSIAVSEEDRNFYAALRCAAAAIEDRDLLARIWTPVTGAWFPGGPEDPDATLLALTPISAEIWNGPSSGVLVAFKLATAKILGRAPDLGVNATIDMR from the coding sequence ATGCCGGAGACCGAACTGCAGCAGAGCGTCTGGGCGGCCCTCGAGCGCCACCCCGTCTGCATGGTAACGATGGTCGTCGACGGTGCGCTCCGCACGCGGCCGATGAGCGGGCATGTCGACCGCGAGAACCATCGCCTTCTCTTCATCGTCCATCGCGAGGCAGCGCTGCTCGCGGCCGCCCTCGAACCAACGGCGCTGTCGATCGCGGTCAGCGAAGAGGACCGGAACTTCTACGCAGCGCTGCGTTGCGCGGCGGCGGCGATCGAGGACCGCGACCTCCTTGCCCGGATCTGGACACCGGTGACCGGCGCGTGGTTCCCCGGCGGGCCGGAGGATCCGGATGCGACGCTGCTGGCGCTGACGCCGATCTCCGCCGAGATCTGGAACGGGCCGTCGAGCGGCGTGCTCGTGGCTTTCAAGCTCGCGACCGCGAAGATTCTCGGGCGCGCGCCCGATCTCGGGGTCAACGCCACCATCGACATGCGCTGA
- a CDS encoding phosphatase PAP2 family protein: MFSPRVLFPVAAGFAFLGLALFIASGHSFAFDRTIVLFFRETGDPASPIGPAWLQEAVRDMTAFGSFVGLGLMTIAASLSLWICRHRPLAIGLALSVIAATLASTGLKILIGRDRPDIVEHAALTFTASFPSGHAFLSAVTLLSIAGFVGLASRREDIARLCVWLAWVMIGLIGLSRIYLGVHWPTDVIGGWCLGIAWSSLSVAILGRRMARAEGIDPAQAGHAA; the protein is encoded by the coding sequence GTGTTCTCCCCGCGCGTTCTTTTCCCCGTCGCCGCCGGCTTCGCCTTTCTCGGCCTGGCGCTCTTCATCGCCTCCGGGCACAGCTTCGCCTTCGACCGCACCATCGTCCTGTTCTTCCGCGAGACGGGTGATCCGGCCTCGCCGATCGGGCCGGCCTGGCTGCAGGAGGCGGTGCGGGATATGACGGCCTTCGGCAGCTTCGTCGGCCTCGGCCTGATGACGATCGCGGCGAGCCTTTCGCTCTGGATCTGCCGTCACCGCCCGCTGGCGATCGGGCTCGCCTTGTCGGTGATCGCCGCGACGCTGGCCTCGACCGGGCTGAAGATCCTGATCGGCCGAGATCGCCCCGATATCGTCGAGCATGCGGCGCTGACCTTCACCGCCAGTTTCCCGAGCGGCCATGCCTTTCTCTCGGCCGTAACCCTGCTGAGCATCGCCGGCTTCGTCGGCCTCGCTTCCCGCCGCGAGGACATCGCGCGGCTGTGCGTCTGGCTCGCCTGGGTGATGATCGGCCTGATCGGACTCAGCCGGATCTATCTCGGCGTCCATTGGCCGACCGACGTCATCGGCGGCTGGTGCTTGGGCATTGCCTGGTCGAGCCTGTCGGTCGCCATTCTCGGTCGGCGCATGGCGAGAGCGGAGGGGATCGATCCCGCACAGGCCGGACACGCCGCCTGA
- a CDS encoding diacylglycerol kinase family protein, protein MHHTVVVNARAGTVLEAGQDEFAARIVAAFEASGCTAEVRLVHPRELDDALSLAIENPDTIPVIAGGDGTLNGVLPVLLQARRPVGVLPLGTVNVLGRDLGLTGTLEEQIAAVCHGQPVVLDIGCVNDRLFHSLSGMGFFSLMAREREQARRRFPFSRAIAFAVAATRSILFTRAITVDIGIGNERSVVQADAVLVTVNGFEGAEWHRPRLDGGVFEVHILKAGGLYSRCKAAFSIVSGGWRTSPNLTSFTGSEVTLTRRDKRRGHITFDGEVERKAGPLQYSLLPGAVQLISARNRSV, encoded by the coding sequence ATGCACCACACTGTCGTCGTCAACGCCCGGGCCGGAACCGTCCTGGAGGCGGGTCAGGACGAATTCGCCGCGCGCATCGTGGCCGCCTTCGAGGCGAGCGGCTGCACCGCAGAGGTGCGGCTGGTGCATCCGCGCGAACTCGACGATGCACTGTCGCTCGCCATCGAAAATCCCGACACCATCCCCGTCATCGCCGGCGGTGACGGCACGCTGAACGGCGTGCTGCCCGTCCTGTTGCAGGCGCGGCGACCCGTCGGCGTGCTGCCGCTCGGCACCGTCAACGTGCTCGGGCGCGATCTCGGCCTCACCGGCACGCTGGAGGAGCAGATCGCCGCGGTCTGCCACGGCCAGCCGGTGGTGCTTGACATTGGCTGCGTCAATGATCGCCTGTTCCACTCGCTGTCGGGCATGGGCTTCTTCAGCCTGATGGCCCGCGAGCGCGAGCAGGCGCGGCGCCGCTTTCCCTTCAGCCGCGCCATCGCCTTCGCTGTCGCCGCGACGCGCTCGATCCTGTTTACCCGTGCGATCACCGTCGATATCGGCATCGGGAATGAGCGCAGCGTCGTGCAGGCCGATGCGGTGCTGGTCACGGTCAACGGCTTCGAGGGTGCGGAGTGGCACCGCCCCCGGCTCGATGGCGGCGTCTTCGAGGTCCATATCCTCAAGGCCGGCGGCCTCTACTCCCGCTGCAAGGCGGCCTTCTCCATCGTCTCGGGCGGCTGGCGCACCTCCCCGAACCTGACCTCCTTCACCGGCTCCGAGGTGACGCTGACCCGCCGCGACAAGCGCCGCGGCCACATCACCTTCGACGGCGAGGTCGAGCGCAAGGCGGGGCCGCTGCAGTATTCGCTGCTCCCCGGCGCCGTTCAGCTGATCTCCGCGCGAAACCGCTCCGTCTAG
- a CDS encoding transglutaminase family protein, with translation MRIRYGYNIEILCQQELPLVTLLDIHPSRRHDVLVPDELEVTSLRDPQMRVASKEYIDQFGNICRRITAPAGGIALRAQGIVHDSGEPDPVDPSAGEVTPARLPDEALVYLMGSRYCETDKLSAQAWSLFGHIPAGWPRVQAIVDFVHNHITFGYHFARSTRTAAEAFEERIGVCRDFAHLAVALCRCMNVPARYCNGYLGDIGVPRDPAPMDFNAWFEVYLGGRWFTFDARHNQPRIGRVVIARGRDATDVAMVSSFGPHTLQRFEVVTEEVEEPAPSPVVGAPILRDGSFMATHP, from the coding sequence ATGCGTATCCGCTACGGCTACAACATCGAGATCCTCTGCCAGCAGGAACTGCCGCTGGTCACCCTGCTCGACATCCACCCGTCGCGCCGGCACGACGTGCTGGTGCCGGACGAGTTGGAGGTGACGTCGCTGCGCGATCCGCAGATGCGGGTGGCGAGCAAGGAATACATCGATCAGTTCGGCAACATCTGCCGCCGCATCACTGCTCCGGCAGGCGGTATTGCGCTGCGGGCGCAGGGCATCGTGCATGATTCCGGCGAGCCCGATCCCGTCGATCCGAGTGCCGGCGAAGTGACGCCCGCCCGCCTCCCGGACGAGGCGTTGGTCTATCTGATGGGCAGCCGCTATTGCGAGACCGACAAGCTCTCGGCCCAGGCCTGGAGCCTCTTCGGTCATATTCCGGCCGGCTGGCCGCGCGTCCAGGCGATCGTGGACTTCGTCCACAACCACATCACCTTCGGCTACCATTTCGCCCGCAGCACCCGCACGGCCGCCGAGGCCTTCGAGGAGCGTATTGGCGTCTGCCGCGATTTCGCGCATCTGGCTGTCGCGCTTTGCCGCTGCATGAATGTGCCGGCGCGCTACTGCAATGGCTATCTCGGCGACATCGGCGTGCCGCGCGACCCGGCGCCCATGGACTTCAACGCCTGGTTCGAGGTCTATCTCGGTGGCCGCTGGTTCACCTTCGACGCGCGCCACAACCAGCCGCGGATCGGCCGCGTCGTCATCGCCCGCGGGCGTGACGCGACCGACGTCGCGATGGTCAGCTCCTTCGGGCCGCATACGTTGCAGCGCTTCGAGGTCGTGACGGAAGAGGTCGAGGAACCGGCACCGTCGCCCGTCGTCGGCGCCCCCATCCTGCGCGACGGCTCCTTCATGGCGACCCATCCCTGA
- a CDS encoding PRC-barrel domain-containing protein yields the protein MTMSDTFSTSEPKVSSNPLIAGARVAGTEVYNSTGDHLGEIYDVMLDKRSGKVAYAIMSFGGFLGLGEKYHPIPWSVLDFDPERGGYVVPMTKDKLEAAPMYDSQGEPDWDDRAYGKRVHDYYGTMPYWMM from the coding sequence ATGACCATGAGCGACACGTTCTCGACGTCCGAGCCCAAGGTTTCGTCGAATCCCCTGATCGCTGGAGCCCGCGTGGCGGGAACCGAGGTCTACAACAGCACGGGCGACCATCTCGGCGAGATTTACGACGTGATGCTCGACAAGCGCAGCGGCAAGGTGGCCTACGCCATCATGTCGTTCGGCGGCTTCCTGGGCCTCGGCGAAAAGTATCACCCGATCCCCTGGAGCGTGCTCGATTTCGATCCCGAGCGGGGCGGCTATGTGGTGCCGATGACCAAGGACAAGCTCGAGGCGGCGCCGATGTATGACAGTCAGGGCGAGCCGGATTGGGACGACCGCGCCTATGGCAAGCGGGTCCACGATTACTACGGCACGATGCCCTACTGGATGATGTAG
- a CDS encoding glycine zipper domain-containing protein, translating into MKKILIIAAMAATLGACTAQEERVGGGALIGAGTGAVIGGLATGRAGGALAGAAIGGVAGGAIGGATSPTRTCVGRDEYGQRFRYDC; encoded by the coding sequence ATGAAGAAAATCCTGATCATCGCCGCGATGGCGGCCACCCTCGGCGCCTGCACCGCTCAGGAAGAGCGTGTCGGCGGCGGCGCCCTGATCGGAGCCGGCACCGGTGCTGTCATCGGTGGCCTTGCGACCGGTCGCGCCGGCGGCGCGCTGGCTGGTGCGGCCATCGGCGGTGTCGCGGGCGGCGCGATCGGCGGCGCCACCTCCCCCACCCGCACCTGCGTCGGGCGCGACGAGTACGGCCAGCGCTTCCGCTACGATTGCTGA
- the hutC gene encoding histidine utilization repressor — protein MAQDRLDAVKLDGAGPVYDQIRRSIRDLILGGTWPPGTSVPPEHALMEQLGASRMTVHRALVQLAREGLITRRRRSGTVVASPPTTHAMLDILSIPAEVERLGQRYAYEVLARHDGRPTPELALRFGLKRGEKIAHLVTLHRADDQPHVLEERIIHLATVPAAAAEDFATTPPGDWLLRNSLWSQAEHAISAVPAEPDDATLLGIAAGEPCLLIERRTWNHAAPVTAVRLLYPGSRHRFVGRFGPYGAV, from the coding sequence ATGGCTCAGGACCGGCTCGACGCCGTGAAACTGGATGGCGCAGGCCCGGTCTACGACCAGATTCGCCGGTCGATCCGTGATCTCATCCTCGGCGGCACCTGGCCGCCGGGCACGTCGGTCCCGCCCGAGCACGCGCTGATGGAGCAGCTCGGCGCCTCCCGCATGACCGTCCACCGCGCGCTCGTACAGCTGGCGCGCGAGGGGCTGATCACCCGCCGGCGCCGCTCGGGCACCGTGGTGGCAAGCCCGCCGACGACCCATGCCATGCTCGACATCCTCTCGATTCCGGCCGAGGTGGAGCGGCTGGGGCAGCGCTATGCCTATGAGGTGCTGGCGCGGCATGACGGGCGGCCTACGCCTGAGCTGGCGCTGCGCTTCGGGTTGAAGCGCGGCGAAAAGATTGCCCATCTCGTGACGCTGCACCGGGCGGACGACCAGCCCCATGTGCTGGAGGAGCGCATCATCCATCTCGCGACCGTGCCGGCTGCCGCGGCGGAGGATTTCGCAACGACCCCACCGGGCGACTGGCTGCTTCGCAACAGCCTCTGGTCGCAGGCCGAACATGCCATCAGCGCGGTCCCGGCCGAGCCGGATGACGCCACCCTGCTCGGCATCGCCGCCGGCGAGCCCTGCCTGCTGATCGAGCGGCGGACCTGGAACCACGCGGCCCCGGTCACGGCCGTGCGCTTGCTCTATCCCGGCAGCCGCCACCGCTTCGTCGGTCGCTTCGGTCCCTACGGCGCGGTTTGA
- a CDS encoding formimidoylglutamate deiminase — MTLTLHLQQALLPDGFAENVRLTLSEGTITAVEPGVPAQAGDTRLSGLALPGMPNLHSHAFQRGMAGLSERRGASEDSFWTWREVMYRFLDRLDPDDVQALAAQAFVEMLEGGFTALAEFHYLHHDRDGRPYADIAAMGAAIAAAADETGLGLTLLPVLYRFGNFGQAPSVHGQRRFVNDRDSYLRLIEASEAAIRPLPDARLGLAPHSLRAVALEDLDWLAGLRPGTPLHIHVAEQMREVEDSIAIMGRRPVALLADTIALDHRWCLIHATHLDDAERDAIAASGAVAGLCPITEASLGDGIFDGVRYRRSGGAYGVGSDSNIQIDAGSELRLLEYSQRLRDRRRALLAEEDASTGVALWRAAAAGGAQACGRALGALAPGMRADLVTLDPDHPALIAKSGEAALDSAIFAANALPVRDVVVGGRHLVADGQHRARGAVKARFGTVMRKLLAAL; from the coding sequence GTGACCCTGACCCTGCATCTGCAGCAGGCCCTGCTGCCGGACGGTTTTGCCGAGAATGTGCGCCTCACTCTCTCGGAGGGAACGATCACCGCGGTCGAGCCCGGCGTCCCGGCGCAAGCGGGCGACACCAGGCTCTCCGGGCTGGCGCTGCCGGGCATGCCCAACCTGCACAGCCATGCCTTCCAGCGCGGCATGGCCGGCCTGTCGGAGCGCCGTGGCGCGAGCGAGGATTCGTTCTGGACCTGGCGCGAGGTGATGTACCGCTTCCTCGACCGTCTCGACCCTGATGACGTGCAGGCGCTCGCCGCCCAGGCCTTCGTCGAGATGCTGGAGGGCGGCTTCACGGCGCTCGCCGAGTTCCACTATCTGCATCATGACAGGGACGGGCGCCCTTATGCCGACATCGCCGCGATGGGGGCCGCCATCGCCGCAGCCGCGGACGAGACCGGGCTGGGTCTGACGTTGCTGCCCGTGCTCTACCGCTTCGGCAATTTTGGCCAGGCGCCGTCGGTCCATGGCCAGCGCCGCTTCGTCAACGACCGCGATTCCTACCTCAGGCTGATCGAGGCGAGCGAGGCCGCCATCCGCCCTCTGCCCGACGCCCGCCTCGGCCTCGCGCCGCATTCGTTGCGAGCTGTGGCGCTGGAGGATCTGGACTGGCTCGCCGGCCTGCGCCCCGGCACGCCCCTCCACATCCATGTCGCCGAGCAGATGCGCGAGGTCGAGGATTCGATCGCGATCATGGGCCGCCGTCCCGTCGCCCTGCTGGCGGACACCATCGCACTCGACCACCGCTGGTGCCTGATCCACGCCACCCATCTCGACGATGCCGAGCGCGATGCGATCGCGGCTAGCGGCGCTGTCGCAGGTCTCTGCCCGATCACGGAAGCGAGCCTCGGCGACGGCATCTTCGACGGCGTGCGCTACCGGCGCTCCGGCGGGGCCTATGGCGTTGGAAGCGACTCCAACATCCAGATCGACGCCGGCTCCGAACTGCGCCTCCTCGAGTATTCGCAGCGCCTGCGCGACCGCCGCCGCGCGCTGCTGGCCGAGGAGGATGCCTCGACCGGTGTCGCGCTGTGGCGCGCCGCCGCCGCCGGCGGGGCCCAGGCCTGCGGGCGGGCACTTGGGGCTCTCGCGCCGGGCATGAGGGCCGATCTCGTCACGCTCGATCCCGATCATCCGGCGCTCATCGCCAAGAGCGGCGAGGCGGCCCTCGACAGCGCGATCTTCGCCGCGAATGCGCTGCCCGTTCGGGATGTCGTCGTCGGCGGCCGGCATCTCGTCGCCGACGGGCAGCACCGCGCCCGCGGCGCGGTCAAGGCGCGCTTCGGCACCGTCATGCGCAAGCTTCTGGCGGCGCTGTGA
- the hutI gene encoding imidazolonepropionase has protein sequence MATMSAETPTCDRLWTHARLATMAALAAAPYGAVEDGIVAARDGRILYAGPRKEAPAFAAAETIDCGGRWITPGLIDCHTHLVYGGDRAHEFELRLQGASYEEIARAGGGILSTVTATRAASEDALFASADRRLSALLSEGVTTVEIKSGYGLEIEAEVKTLRVARRIGRERPVRVRTTFLGAHAVPPEFKGRSGDYTALVAGPMLDAIAAEGLADAVDVFCEGIAFSPDETRAVFEAAQAKGLAIKIHAEQLSNLGGAALAASMGALSADHLEYLDQAGVNAMAKAGTVAVVLPGAFYFLRETVKPPIALLRQHGVAIALATDANPGSSPLTSPLLVMNMACTLFRLTPEEALAGLTRHAAQALGLSNEVGTLEAGKACDLAIWDIERPAELAYRIGFNPLHARIWNGQ, from the coding sequence ATGGCGACGATGTCGGCTGAGACCCCGACCTGCGACCGGCTCTGGACGCATGCGCGGCTGGCGACGATGGCGGCCTTGGCGGCGGCTCCCTATGGCGCTGTCGAGGATGGCATCGTGGCGGCCCGCGACGGGCGCATCCTCTATGCCGGGCCGCGCAAGGAAGCGCCGGCCTTCGCGGCGGCAGAGACGATCGATTGCGGCGGGCGCTGGATCACACCGGGGCTGATCGATTGCCACACCCATCTCGTCTATGGCGGCGACCGCGCCCATGAATTCGAGCTGCGCCTGCAGGGCGCGAGCTATGAGGAAATCGCGCGCGCCGGCGGCGGCATCCTCTCCACGGTGACCGCGACGCGGGCGGCGAGCGAGGACGCGCTGTTCGCCAGCGCCGACCGGCGACTCTCCGCGCTGCTGTCGGAAGGCGTCACCACCGTCGAGATCAAGTCGGGCTACGGGTTGGAGATTGAGGCCGAGGTGAAGACGCTGCGCGTCGCGCGCCGGATCGGGCGGGAGCGTCCGGTGCGGGTGCGCACGACCTTCCTCGGCGCCCATGCGGTGCCGCCCGAGTTCAAGGGCCGCTCGGGCGACTACACCGCCCTCGTTGCCGGGCCGATGCTCGACGCCATCGCGGCGGAGGGGCTGGCGGATGCGGTCGATGTCTTCTGCGAGGGCATCGCCTTCTCGCCCGACGAGACGCGGGCGGTTTTCGAGGCCGCGCAGGCCAAGGGGCTGGCGATCAAGATTCACGCCGAGCAGCTCTCCAATCTCGGCGGTGCGGCACTGGCGGCTAGCATGGGCGCGCTCTCGGCGGACCATCTCGAATATCTCGACCAGGCCGGCGTGAACGCCATGGCGAAGGCCGGCACGGTCGCCGTGGTGCTGCCCGGGGCCTTCTACTTCCTGCGCGAGACGGTGAAGCCGCCGATCGCGCTGCTGCGCCAACATGGCGTGGCGATCGCGCTCGCAACCGACGCCAATCCCGGCTCCTCGCCGCTGACCTCGCCGCTGCTCGTGATGAACATGGCCTGCACCCTGTTCCGGCTGACGCCGGAGGAGGCGCTGGCGGGGCTGACCCGCCATGCCGCGCAGGCGCTCGGCCTCTCCAACGAAGTCGGCACGCTGGAGGCGGGCAAGGCCTGCGATCTCGCGATCTGGGACATCGAGCGCCCGGCCGAACTCGCCTACCGCATCGGCTTCAACCCGCTTCACGCCCGGATCTGGAACGGACAATGA
- the hutH gene encoding histidine ammonia-lyase: MSTPFLLDPGHAALTQWRDVIDGASISLSAASADAIAAAQAIVDDIVAAGTVTYGVNTGFGKLASVRIADADLATLQRNLILSHAVGTGPALPDGVVRLILAMKAASLARGASGVRPVVVEALLGALKADALPVVPAKGSVGASGDLAPLAHLTAALMGVGEIRLKGEVMPAADALARIGQAPLALGPKEGLALINGTQVSTALALTGLTAMARVFDAALVAGALSVDALKGSDTPFDPRIQRLRGQPGQIRVAALLLELIAGSAIRDSHRFGDSKVQDPYSLRCQPQVMGAVRDLLANAAATLAIEANAVTDNPLVLGPGEVVSGGNFHAEPVAFAADMLAMGLCEIGNLSERRIALLVDPVMSGLPPFLARDAGLNSGFMIAQVTAAALASENKQKAYPASVDTIPTSANQEDHVSMATHGAYRLLDMAANAASIIGVELMTAAEAIEHHRPMTTSPRLEPVLALLRGRIAPLTEDRYLAPDLAAATELVLSGAVGKAAGLDSFAEFGA, encoded by the coding sequence ATGAGCACGCCCTTTCTCCTCGACCCGGGCCACGCCGCCCTGACGCAATGGCGCGACGTGATCGACGGCGCGTCGATCTCGCTGTCGGCGGCAAGTGCGGATGCAATCGCAGCCGCCCAGGCGATCGTCGACGACATCGTCGCGGCCGGCACTGTGACCTATGGCGTCAACACCGGCTTCGGAAAGCTCGCCAGCGTCCGCATCGCGGATGCCGACCTCGCGACGCTGCAGCGCAATCTCATCCTGTCGCACGCGGTCGGCACCGGCCCTGCCCTGCCCGACGGCGTGGTGCGGCTCATCCTCGCCATGAAGGCGGCGAGCCTGGCGCGTGGCGCATCGGGCGTTCGGCCTGTTGTGGTCGAGGCGCTGCTCGGCGCGCTCAAGGCCGATGCGCTTCCGGTCGTGCCGGCCAAGGGCTCGGTCGGCGCCTCGGGCGATCTCGCGCCGCTCGCCCATCTCACCGCCGCGCTGATGGGCGTCGGCGAGATCAGGCTCAAGGGCGAGGTGATGCCGGCCGCGGATGCGCTCGCGCGGATCGGCCAGGCACCTCTTGCGCTCGGTCCCAAGGAGGGGCTGGCGCTGATCAACGGCACGCAGGTCTCGACCGCGCTGGCGCTCACCGGCCTCACCGCCATGGCGCGGGTGTTCGATGCCGCGCTGGTCGCCGGCGCGCTCTCGGTCGATGCGCTCAAGGGCTCGGACACGCCGTTCGACCCCCGCATCCAACGCTTGCGCGGCCAGCCCGGCCAGATCCGCGTCGCGGCGCTGCTGCTCGAACTGATCGCCGGCAGCGCCATCCGCGACAGCCACCGCTTCGGCGACAGCAAGGTGCAGGACCCCTATTCGCTGCGCTGCCAGCCGCAGGTGATGGGCGCGGTGCGCGACCTGCTCGCCAATGCCGCAGCGACGCTGGCGATCGAGGCCAATGCGGTCACCGACAACCCGCTGGTGCTGGGGCCGGGCGAGGTCGTTTCGGGCGGAAATTTCCATGCCGAGCCGGTGGCCTTTGCCGCCGACATGCTGGCGATGGGGCTGTGCGAGATCGGCAATCTCTCCGAGCGGCGGATCGCGCTTCTGGTCGACCCCGTGATGAGCGGCCTGCCGCCCTTCCTGGCGCGTGATGCGGGGCTGAACTCGGGCTTCATGATCGCGCAGGTAACCGCCGCGGCGCTGGCGTCGGAGAACAAGCAGAAGGCCTATCCGGCCTCGGTCGACACCATCCCGACCTCGGCCAACCAGGAAGACCATGTCTCGATGGCGACGCATGGCGCCTATCGCCTGTTGGACATGGCGGCGAATGCCGCGAGCATCATCGGCGTCGAGCTGATGACGGCAGCGGAAGCGATCGAGCATCATCGCCCGATGACGACGAGCCCGCGGCTGGAGCCGGTGCTGGCGCTGCTGCGCGGGCGGATCGCGCCGCTGACAGAGGACCGCTACCTCGCGCCCGATCTCGCGGCGGCGACGGAACTGGTGCTGTCCGGCGCAGTCGGCAAGGCGGCAGGGCTGGACTCGTTTGCGGAGTTCGGGGCGTGA